The Lentzea guizhouensis genome contains a region encoding:
- a CDS encoding ribonucleotide-diphosphate reductase subunit beta produces MPVTNIEAGAARVSVGDKAMINCRADVNQLLPLKYHWAWEKYLAGCNNAWMPTEVSMQADIGLWKSRDGLTADERLMTKRNLGFFATSESLVANNIVLAVYRHLTNPECRQYLLRQAFEEAVHTHTFQYICTSLGLDEGELFNMYREIPSITDKAAWALQFTQHLEDPGFRTGTPGRDQAFLKDLVAFYVVFEGMWFYTGFAQILSLGRRNKMVGVAEQYQYILRDESIHLNFGIDAINQIKLENPHLWTDVFREEVRTMLAEGCELEIAYGRETMPNGILGLNAELCEQYMRFITNRRCAQLGLEPVWESAENPFPWMSEMMDLKKEKNFFETRVIEYQNGGSLQW; encoded by the coding sequence ATGCCAGTGACGAACATCGAAGCCGGCGCGGCGCGGGTCAGCGTCGGCGACAAGGCGATGATCAACTGCCGGGCCGACGTCAACCAGCTGCTGCCGCTCAAGTACCACTGGGCGTGGGAGAAGTACCTGGCCGGCTGCAACAACGCGTGGATGCCGACCGAGGTCTCCATGCAGGCCGACATCGGCCTGTGGAAGTCGCGCGACGGCCTGACCGCCGACGAGCGCCTGATGACCAAGCGGAACCTGGGCTTCTTCGCGACGTCCGAGTCGTTGGTGGCCAACAACATCGTGCTCGCCGTCTACCGGCACCTGACCAACCCCGAGTGCCGGCAGTACCTGCTGCGCCAGGCGTTCGAAGAGGCCGTGCACACGCACACCTTCCAGTACATCTGCACCTCGCTCGGTCTCGACGAGGGCGAGCTGTTCAACATGTACCGGGAGATCCCGTCCATCACGGACAAGGCCGCCTGGGCGCTGCAGTTCACCCAGCACCTGGAGGACCCGGGGTTCCGCACCGGCACGCCCGGCCGCGACCAGGCGTTCCTCAAGGACCTGGTGGCGTTCTACGTGGTCTTCGAGGGCATGTGGTTCTACACCGGGTTCGCGCAGATCCTGTCGCTGGGCCGGCGCAACAAGATGGTCGGCGTCGCCGAGCAGTACCAGTACATCCTGCGCGACGAGTCGATCCACCTGAACTTCGGCATCGACGCGATCAACCAGATCAAGCTCGAGAACCCGCACCTGTGGACCGACGTGTTCCGCGAGGAGGTGCGGACCATGCTCGCCGAGGGCTGCGAGCTGGAGATCGCCTACGGCCGCGAGACCATGCCCAACGGCATCCTCGGGCTGAACGCCGAGCTGTGCGAGCAGTACATGCGGTTCATCACGAACCGCCGCTGCGCCCAGCTCGGCCTCGAACCGGTGTGGGAGTCCGCGGAGAACCCGTTCCCGTGGATGTCGGAGATGATGGATCTCAAGAAGGAGAAGAACTTCTTCGAGACCCGCGTCATCGAGTACCAGAACGGCGGCTCACTGCAGTGGTGA
- the idi gene encoding isopentenyl-diphosphate Delta-isomerase: MEQVVLLAEDGSAIGVEDKAVVHHADTPLHLAFSSYVFDSAGNTVLTRRALHKKTFPGLWTNTCCGHPLPEEDMAQAVLRRLRDELGMSCAEPELLLPAFRYRAEMDGVVENEMCPVFRVLSDDEPNPNPDEVDSTERVPWTEFAESALNGTRVISPWSRLQIAELVKLGPDPLAWPVADRAGLPEAVVLSPLQ; this comes from the coding sequence GTGGAACAGGTGGTCCTGCTGGCCGAAGACGGTTCGGCCATCGGCGTCGAGGACAAGGCCGTCGTGCACCACGCGGACACCCCGCTGCACCTGGCGTTCTCCAGCTACGTCTTCGACTCGGCCGGCAACACCGTGCTCACCCGGCGCGCGCTGCACAAGAAGACCTTCCCCGGCCTGTGGACCAACACCTGCTGCGGCCACCCGCTGCCGGAGGAGGACATGGCGCAGGCCGTGCTGCGCCGGCTGCGGGACGAGCTCGGCATGAGCTGCGCCGAGCCCGAGCTGCTGCTGCCCGCCTTCCGCTACCGCGCCGAGATGGACGGCGTCGTCGAGAACGAGATGTGCCCGGTGTTCCGGGTCCTGTCCGACGACGAGCCGAACCCGAACCCGGACGAGGTCGACTCCACCGAACGGGTCCCGTGGACCGAGTTCGCCGAGTCCGCGCTGAACGGGACGCGTGTGATCTCGCCGTGGTCCCGGCTGCAGATCGCCGAGCTGGTGAAGCTGGGGCCCGATCCGCTGGCGTGGCCGGTGGCGGACCGGGCCGGGCTTCCTGAAGCAGTGGTGTTGTCACCACTGCAGTGA
- a CDS encoding MbtH family NRPS accessory protein codes for MTTPFVSAHTMFLVLVSPTGQYSIWPAVLQVPAGWQVVHGVACRQSCEEFVAAVRVDLPAAA; via the coding sequence ATGACAACCCCGTTCGTTTCGGCTCACACCATGTTCCTGGTGCTGGTCAGCCCGACGGGCCAGTACTCGATCTGGCCCGCGGTGCTGCAGGTGCCCGCCGGCTGGCAGGTCGTCCACGGCGTCGCGTGCCGGCAGTCGTGCGAGGAGTTCGTCGCCGCGGTCAGGGTGGACCTGCCGGCGGCCGCCTGA
- a CDS encoding RNA polymerase sigma factor: MFAELFDEHAGALHRYLARRVGVDVADDLVSETFLTAMRSEDGYDPDRGSVVGWLYGIATNLLRGHAKREVRLLKTAERYGVDLGVAESLESTVVSRIDARSHLRLIAGALARLSEADRDLVLLVSLAGLEVQEAAQALGLNAATARSRLHRLRTKLKEVELRHA, from the coding sequence ATGTTCGCGGAGCTGTTCGACGAGCACGCCGGCGCCCTGCACAGATACCTGGCGCGGCGGGTCGGCGTGGACGTGGCCGACGACCTGGTGAGTGAAACCTTCCTCACCGCCATGCGCAGCGAGGACGGCTACGACCCGGACCGCGGCAGTGTCGTGGGCTGGCTCTACGGCATCGCGACGAACCTGCTGCGCGGGCACGCCAAGCGCGAGGTGCGGCTGCTCAAGACCGCCGAGCGCTACGGCGTGGACCTGGGCGTGGCCGAGTCGCTCGAGTCGACCGTGGTCAGCCGGATCGACGCCCGGTCGCACCTGCGGCTGATCGCCGGTGCGCTGGCCAGGCTGTCGGAGGCCGACCGCGACCTGGTCCTGCTGGTGTCGCTCGCCGGACTGGAGGTGCAGGAGGCGGCGCAGGCGCTCGGCCTGAACGCCGCCACCGCCCGGTCCCGGCTGCACCGGCTGCGCACGAAGCTGAAGGAAGTGGAGCTCCGCCATGCGTGA
- a CDS encoding serine/threonine-protein kinase: MKVDQPQRIGDYLLLGRLGRGAMGTVYLGQSSDGRQVAVKVARAELADDPRFRERFRREVQMARAVGGAGTAAVLDADTRAARPWMATEYVPGPTLQEAVERHGPLPEHHLRRLAEGLAEALTAIHAAGLVHRDLKPSNVLLGADGPRVIDFGISRAMEHTALTETGMVFGTPGFLSPEQITGQDVGCPSDVFALGAVLVYAATGKGPFGEGPTATLLYRAAHGEPDLDGLPKSLRPLVQRCMHRDPAKRPEPPEVTRLLAQFAKPPTTKLPTPMTPAAATFSTSRVVPATWGVVNLAAALLAAAIADPAAQANGATQLLALAAFCVLVVRAARFFGASARRKVVVEISREGIATTRNGKFHQYWWYELARVRVVPHKKRPWVVVWLKDPAPRRFFGAHHGGVRVFPIAHERSRRRRDREVAELRAALAWYLPRSYDGR; this comes from the coding sequence GTGAAGGTGGACCAACCTCAGCGGATCGGCGACTACCTGCTGCTCGGCAGGCTGGGTCGTGGTGCCATGGGAACGGTCTACCTGGGGCAGAGCAGCGACGGGCGGCAGGTCGCCGTCAAGGTCGCGCGTGCCGAGCTCGCCGACGACCCGCGGTTTCGCGAGCGGTTCCGGCGTGAGGTGCAGATGGCACGGGCGGTCGGCGGGGCGGGGACGGCGGCGGTGCTGGATGCCGACACGCGGGCCGCGCGGCCGTGGATGGCGACCGAGTACGTGCCGGGGCCGACGTTGCAGGAGGCCGTCGAACGGCACGGGCCGTTGCCCGAGCACCATTTGAGACGACTCGCCGAGGGGCTGGCGGAGGCGCTCACCGCGATCCACGCCGCCGGGCTCGTGCACCGCGACCTCAAGCCGTCGAACGTGCTGCTCGGCGCGGACGGGCCGCGGGTCATCGACTTCGGCATCTCGCGGGCGATGGAGCACACGGCGCTGACCGAGACCGGCATGGTCTTCGGCACGCCGGGGTTCCTCTCGCCCGAGCAGATCACCGGGCAGGACGTGGGCTGCCCCAGCGACGTGTTCGCGCTGGGCGCGGTGCTGGTCTACGCGGCCACCGGCAAGGGGCCGTTCGGCGAGGGGCCGACGGCGACGTTGCTGTACCGGGCCGCGCACGGCGAGCCGGACCTCGACGGGCTGCCCAAGTCGTTGCGGCCGCTGGTGCAGCGGTGCATGCACCGCGACCCGGCCAAGCGGCCGGAGCCACCCGAGGTCACGAGGCTGCTGGCCCAGTTCGCGAAGCCGCCGACGACGAAGCTGCCCACCCCGATGACCCCGGCCGCCGCGACGTTCTCGACGTCCCGGGTCGTGCCGGCCACCTGGGGTGTGGTGAACCTGGCCGCAGCCCTGCTCGCCGCCGCGATCGCCGACCCGGCCGCGCAGGCGAACGGGGCGACGCAGCTGCTCGCGCTGGCCGCGTTCTGCGTGCTGGTGGTGCGGGCGGCGCGGTTCTTCGGTGCCTCCGCGCGCCGCAAGGTGGTCGTGGAGATCAGCCGCGAGGGCATCGCGACCACCCGCAACGGCAAGTTCCACCAGTACTGGTGGTACGAGCTCGCGCGCGTGAGGGTGGTGCCGCACAAGAAGCGCCCGTGGGTCGTGGTCTGGCTCAAGGACCCGGCACCGCGGCGGTTCTTCGGCGCCCACCACGGCGGTGTGCGGGTGTTCCCGATCGCGCACGAACGCTCGCGGCGGCGCCGGGACCGCGAGGTGGCCGAGCTGCGCGCCGCACTCGCCTGGTACCTGCCGCGTTCCTACGACGGGCGCTGA
- a CDS encoding magnesium transporter CorA family protein produces MGRTRLYRNGELVHQDFPAADVAHLLEDHSAVVWLDLCSPSEADIALLRDDLGLHDLAIEDALGERQRPKVDRYPSHLFLAVHAVSYADHEVTTTEVDVFVLPRVLVTVRENDSYPLDGVLRRWDSGTTLAPSGVSFLLHGLLDDVVDGHHAAAQALEDDIEDVEDEIYQEKPHLGRKILKLRRALVQLRRVALPMREILGSLIHRDHSLVDDTLMPYYLDVKDHTLFTAELTESLRELVTNLREAEVAVQGNRLNSIMKKVTSWAAIIAVPTAISGYYGMNVPYPGFEQRWGFWVATTGILGLSYFLYLMFKRRDWL; encoded by the coding sequence ATGGGTCGGACCCGCTTGTACCGCAACGGCGAACTGGTGCACCAGGACTTCCCCGCCGCCGACGTCGCGCACCTGCTCGAAGATCACTCGGCCGTGGTGTGGCTCGACCTCTGCTCACCCTCCGAGGCCGACATCGCCCTGCTGCGCGACGACCTGGGCCTGCACGACCTGGCCATCGAGGACGCCCTCGGCGAACGCCAGCGCCCGAAGGTCGACCGCTACCCCTCCCACCTCTTCCTCGCGGTGCACGCCGTCTCCTACGCCGACCACGAGGTCACGACCACCGAGGTCGACGTCTTCGTGCTCCCCCGGGTCCTGGTGACCGTCCGCGAGAACGACTCCTACCCCCTCGACGGCGTCCTGCGCCGCTGGGACTCCGGCACCACCCTCGCCCCCTCCGGCGTGAGCTTCCTGCTGCACGGCCTGCTCGACGACGTGGTCGACGGCCACCACGCCGCCGCCCAGGCGCTCGAAGACGACATCGAGGACGTCGAGGACGAGATCTACCAGGAGAAACCCCACCTGGGCCGCAAGATCCTGAAGCTCCGCCGCGCCCTGGTCCAGCTCCGCCGCGTGGCCCTGCCGATGCGCGAGATCCTCGGCTCCCTGATCCACCGCGACCACTCCCTGGTCGACGACACCCTGATGCCCTACTACCTGGACGTGAAGGACCACACCCTCTTCACCGCCGAGCTCACCGAGTCCCTGCGCGAACTGGTCACGAACCTCCGCGAGGCCGAGGTCGCCGTCCAGGGCAACCGCCTGAACTCCATCATGAAGAAGGTCACGAGCTGGGCCGCGATCATCGCCGTCCCCACCGCCATCTCCGGCTACTACGGCATGAACGTCCCCTACCCCGGCTTCGAGCAACGATGGGGCTTCTGGGTGGCCACCACCGGCATCCTGGGCCTGTCCTACTTCCTGTACCTGATGTTCAAACGCCGCGACTGGTTGTGA